A section of the Zygosaccharomyces rouxii strain CBS732 chromosome B complete sequence genome encodes:
- the PEX21 gene encoding Pex21p (some similarities with uniprot|P50091 Saccharomyces cerevisiae YGR239C PEX21 Part of a two-member peroxin family (Pex18p and Pex21p) specifically required for peroxisomal targeting of the Pex7p peroxisomal signal recognition factor and PTS2-type peroxisomal matrix proteins), translated as MSACQANPLTQFVTKGEQHPGFIHRFSHENSNQHQLHINAPEGVFLYGQDVAAGNRFMGGIHQGPAPITTAVPVVPPVQQQQQLHHQQVQREQQALHQSSGNGSWLSQFHSMKIEDPLEFSQDYKKMYSSYEKSTAPMVRFPMTTYQPNYNMISRDVTKREVPGEKQDAFAAEFNALEKELEDVEKKRPIFDQEQEEFQKLANEIVDSCSTSPSTKLRSSKFMGLMKGIGEGSVTLNKQKSKHATELHSPYTEQRVGNEYFPVKDSTLHYE; from the coding sequence ATGTCTGCTTGCCAAGCTAATCCTCTAACGCAGTTCGTCACTAAAGGTGAGCAACACCCTGGATTTATACATAGATTCAGTCATGAGAATAGTAACCAACATCAGTTACACATAAATGCACCTGAGGGTGTATTTTTATATGGCCAGGATGTTGCTGCAGGTAACAGATTTATGGGCGGAATACATCAAGGTCCTGCTCCTATCACTACCGCCGTTCCAGTAGTACCACCAgtacaacaacagcaacaacttcatcaccaacaagTGCAACGAGAACAACAAGCACTGCATCAGAGTAGTGGCAACGGTAGTTGGCTTTCTCAGTTTCATTCTATGAAGATAGAAGACCCACTAGAGTTTTCACAAGATTACAAAAAAATGTACAGCTCATATGAGAAGTCAACAGCACCTATGGTACGGTTTCCTATGACTACTTACCAGCCTAATTATAACATGATTTCAAGAGATGTAACCAAAAGAGAGGTGCCGGGAGAGAAGCAGGATGCATTTGCGGCTGAATTTAACGCCttggaaaaagaattagaagatgttgaaaagaaaagaccTATTTTCgatcaagaacaagaagaatttcaaaaactcGCCAACGAAATTGTAGACTCATGTTCAACTAGCCCTTCAACGAAACTGAGGAGTTCTAAATTCATGGGGTTGATGAAAGGTATTGGAGAAGGATCTGTGACTTTGAACAAACAAAAATCCAAACATGCTACCGAATTGCATTCTCCTTATACGGAGCAAAGAGTTGGTAATGAATATTTCCCTGTAAAGGATAGCACTTTGCATTACGAGTAA
- a CDS encoding uncharacterized protein (some similarities with uniprot|P38854 Saccharomyces cerevisiae YHR159W Protein of unknown function that localizes to the cytoplasm potential Cdc28p substrate) produces MNKFDEFVEATDKELHVDTSTRNTTINVSSPGSSNDSTSSPKSPSGEVLSRKEMKMKQFTPKKLNYQDHPLKDHSTGGSLPITRRTSRSSTIHKRKSLLQPIVAPQTPDKSGPSWRSNGGSPSGSFNRQRSTSGASMHSRSSSQSLSLDSTFDVSLQNLANKELELLESKRRIEELKKQLQLEEQSYQKRVEELKELKSQVSNDLQINSQHQQQQQQQQQQQQQHHLQPHSKKREEHTRDKSRGKGSGTGSSSVWSKPLAFFNQFDQIIQHELERSLRWDDTPEDKIMQPEPYEGAAAVQNSQLRQPQVEIPTSNSQSNVNNTDNNDNKINNNTNNTSNNKNGHDDNNNNNDSSNNNNNNDGNNKNLWSFFNDVKTGLLGIEEEEETPQRTIAGSAKNDNGIKEFKTAKKTRDPVEMTDFQK; encoded by the coding sequence ATGAATAAGTTTGACGAATTTGTTGAAGCAACTGACAAGGAGTTGCATGTGGACACCAGTACCAGGAATACTACGATAAATGTATCGTCTCCAGGCTCAAGTAATGATAGTACTAGTTCACCAAAATCACCATCAGGAGAAGTGTTGTCGAGGaaagagatgaaaatgaagcaGTTTACCCctaagaaattgaattatcaAGATCATCCTCTAAAGGATCACAGTACTGGTGGTTCATTGCCTATAACTAGAAGAACTTCAAGGTCAAGTACGATACACAAGAGGAAATCGCTTTTACAGCCGATTGTGGCACCACAGACACCCGACAAAAGTGGTCCTAGTTGGCGGTCTAACGGTGGTTCGCCAAGCGGATCGTTTAACAGACAGAGGTCCACTAGTGGTGCGTCTATGCATTCTCGCAGTAGTTCACAGTCTCTAAGCCTGGATAGTACGTTCGATGTATCTTTGCAGAACTTGGCGAATAAGGAATTAGAGCTATTGGAATCAAAACGTCGCATTGAAGAGTTGAAAAAGCAGTTACAGTTAGAGGAACAGTCTTACCAGAAGAGGGTAGAAGAGTTGAAAGAGTTGAAATCACAAGTTTCGAATGATTTGCAGATAAATTCACAGcatcaacagcagcagcaacaacaacagcagcagcagcagcagcatcacTTACAACCACATAGTAAAAAGCGAGAGGAACACACCAGGGATAAGTCACGAGGTAAGGGTTCAGGTACAGGATCAAGTTCAGTTTGGTCTAAACCTTTGGCATTTTTCAAccaatttgatcaaattatACAGCATGAACTGGAAAGAAGCTTACGTTGGGATGATACACCAGAGGATAAAATTATGCAACCTGAACCTTATGAGGGGGCAGCAGCCGTACAGAATAGTCAACTGCGACAGCCACAGGTAGAGATTCCAACTTCCAATAGTCAATCTAATGTTAATAACactgataataatgataacaaaATTAATAATAACACTAACAACACCAGCAATAATAAGAATGGTCATgacgataataataataataatgatagtagtaataataataataataatgacggaaataataaaaatctttggagTTTTTTCAACGATGTTAAAACTGGACTTCTGggtattgaagaagaggaagaaacGCCGCAGAGAACGATTGCAGGGTCAGCAAAGAATGATAATGGCATCAAAGAGTTTAAAACTGCAAAGAAGACAAGAGATCCAGTTGAAATGAcagattttcaaaaataa
- the KEL2 gene encoding Kel2p (similar to uniprot|Q75AR9 Ashbya gossypii ADL149W ADL149Wp and some similarites with YHR158C uniprot|P38853 Saccharomyces cerevisiae YHR158C KEL1 Protein required for proper cell fusion and cell morphology functions in a complex with Kel2p to negatively regulate mitotic exit interacts with Tem1p and Lte1p localizes to regions of polarized growth potential Cdc28p substrate), with translation MAPFKFAKKLTKDKKPNNSNPTSNHVQGTPPKAPRASQSSQNDGSTGSQSTHNGSSGSHDQNQHQFHMQNSPNMKGQLNNPLPPPPPQNQQHGLQQSHQQQQPLHHMSNPQSRVFPSPAQQRNVSGASTSLPQHQKEYTPWNRVKLQNSPFPRYRHVASSNCSEDNSLYVIGGLHDQSVYGDTWIISTNDNGTQFQSKTVEISETTPPPRVGHAATLCGNAFVLFGGDTHKVNSEGLMDDDLYLFNVNSYKWTIPHPIGPRPLGRYGHKISIMAANQMKTKLYLFGGQFDDTYFNDLAVFDLSSFRRPDSHWEFLKPTTFSPPPLTNHTMISYDNHLWVFGGDTLQGLINQVFKYDVANNDWSIAETTGTKPPPMQEHAAVVYKHVMVVVGGKDEHDTYLNSVYFLNLKTHEWFKLPTFKAGIPQGRSGHSLTLLNNDKLLIMGGDKFDYARPGEYDLNTSTTDMGKGTLLYTLDLSRIEEICPGVLKTTERQAATFVPVTPPINPQQQAKLSQPPQPNILTPYLQEGQLTPNDNRVPSQPKQLTPSKVPHAPFDNEARERFNQFSNPPHQYSQQQPPFHQPVPRQTPQSHQQQFAGSSQFTPQRNSPQYTPQQQPHGQPQHPYYKKGHARQPSDLKKPVSPIPELERTKSNNNEDGPRVASMGSGPSGPSGLGGPSGLGGPSGLGGPSGHGGPGGTGAPSGPSGLNGPTGFDGPVGIKGPSGSDGPADIEKPANIEKPANIEKPANIEKPANIEKPADIEKPANTEKPANTEKPADIERPADTERSADIERSADIERSIDTNGTQENKSRPDSMAGEVGIATVASSPLKGDVKLENSDQTSAYSSHENYYEDREHLSFRGTENGLSEPVEITKRDSASSTTLTKGDITASNGSGQNKPFGVGPPPAIPSTHPMNPSGSSASNAATVNGSDFDMSRMSSKETVNKEVIHRLRSQLEELRIITEDKALQASEHIKELEVEVQRLRNEPSRDIKTADFIKLQSHCDVMEANHNLMEERIHELENMLTAKFADTEVLNKIIRVQSSKLDDLEQEIPFQEQLQELQTRYDNLAAENESLKTKLAGSETEFRQSVKQYSLQLNNFMEQWREHNPLRETGELDADGRPKRELVPGGSYHEAAMQKLQQRLDDLLQTNEELTQSRHKLTDDHRELTTKHGELNENLEARQRELEEIQSNYQEVLNSANNSSKALEMSQSELDKYKQINKKLQNELDELRFVREPSTGNDSASNIGIAGNNHYSMKINDLKAELYIFKQERDNLKDEVLQLKKKLLSMGEQ, from the coding sequence ATGGCtcctttcaaatttgccaaaaaattgacaaaGGATAAGAAACCTAATAATTCCAATCCCACCTCTAATCACGTCCAGGGGACTCCACCTAAAGCACCTAGAGCATCTCAATCAAGTCAAAATGATGGCAGCACTGGTTCACAGAGTACTCATAATGGATCTAGTGGATCTCatgatcaaaatcaacaCCAGTTTCATATGCAGAATTCGCCAAATATGAAAGgtcaattgaacaatccATTACCTCCACCACCTCCACAAAATCAGCAACATGGTCTACAACAGTCtcatcaacagcaacagccGCTACATCATATGTCCAATCCTCAATCTCGCGTGTTTCCTTCACCTGCCCAACAACGTAACGTATCAGGAGCATCTACTTCATTACCACAACATCAGAAGGAATATACACCTTGGAATAGAGTTAAATTACAGAATTCACCTTTCCCACGCTATAGACACGTTGCgtcttccaattgttcaGAGGATAACAGCCTTTATGTAATTGGGGGTTTACATGATCAAAGTGTTTATGGTGATACTTGGATAATATCTACAAATGACAATGGAACTCAATTCCAGTCCAAGACCGTGGAGATTAGTGAAACCACTCCCCCACCTCGTGTAGGACATGCTGCCACTCTGTGTGGGAATGCATTCGTGttatttggtggtgataCTCATAAAGTCAATAGTGAAGGTCTTATGGATGACGATCTTTACCTTTTCAATGTAAATTCCTACAAATGGACTATTCCACATCCAATTGGTCCACGCCCCTTGGGTCGTTATGGTCACAAAATTTCCATTATGGCAGCCAATCAAATGAAGACGAAACTGTATTTATTTGGTGGTCAATTCGATGACACTTATTTCAACGATTTAGCAGTTTTCGATTTATCCTCATTTAGGAGACCTGATTCTCATTGGGAATTCTTAAAACCAACAActttttcaccaccaccactaaCTAATCACACGATGATTTCATATGATAATCACCTTTGGGTTTTTGGTGGTGATACATTACAAGGTTTAATCAACCaagttttcaaatatgATGTTGCTAATAATGATTGGTCCATTGCAGAGACGACTGGTACTAAACCACCTCCAATGCAAGAGCATGCTGCCGTTGTCTACAAACATGTAATGGTTGTCGTGGGTGGTAAAGATGAACATGACACTTATCTGAATAGTGTTTATTTCCTCAATTTAAAGACTCACGAATGGTTTAAGCTCCCTACTTTCAAGGCTGGCATTCCTCAGGGTCGCTCTGGCCATTCTTTAACTCTTTTAAACAACGACAAGTTGCTAATTATGGGTGGTGACAAGTTTGATTATGCACGTCCAGGAGAATATGATTTAAACACTTCAACTACTGATATGGGTAAGGGTACCTTATTATACACTTTGGACTTATCTCgtattgaagaaatatgtCCTGGTGTATTGAAAACAACTGAAAGACAGGCTGCTACTTTTGTACCTGTAACTCCACCAATTAATCCTCAACAACAAGCTAAATTATCACAACCTCCACAACCAAACATTTTAACTCCTTACTTACAAGAGGGACAACTGACtccaaatgataatagAGTACCATCACAACCAAAACAGTTGACTCCAAGTAAAGTACCCCATGCACCTTTTGATAATGAGGCCCGTGAAAGGTTCAATCAATTTTCCAACCCACCACACCAATAttcacaacaacaacctccatttcatcaaccAGTACCAAGACAGACACCACAATCacaccaacaacaattcGCAGGCTCTAGTCAATTTACACCTCAACGGAACTCTCCTCAATACACACCTCAACAGCAACCGCACGGTCAACCACAACATCCATATTATAAAAAGGGCCATGCGCGCCAACCATCAGATCTTAAAAAACCAGTTTCACCAATTCCAGAATTAGAACGTACAAAATCCAATAACAATGAGGATGGTCCCAGAGTTGCTTCTATGGGTAGTGGACCTAGTGGACCTAGTGGACTCGGCGGACCTAGTGGACTCGGCGGACCTAGTGGACTCGGCGGGCCTAGTGGACACGGAGGACCTGGTGGAACTGGTGCACCCAGCGGACCTAGTGGACTCAACGGACCTACTGGCTTTGATGGACCTGTTGGTATTAAGGGACCTTCTGGCTCTGATGGACCTGCTGACATTGAGAAGCCTGCTAACATTGAGAAGCCTGCTAACATTGAGAAGCCTGCTAACATTGAGAAGCCTGCTAACATTGAGAAGCCTGCTGACATTGAGAAGCCTGCTAACACTGAGAAGCCTGCTAACACTGAGAAGCCTGCTGACATTGAGAGGCCTGCTGACACTGAGAGATCTGCTGACATCGAGAGATCTGCTGACATCGAGAGATCTATTGATACTAATGGAACTCAAGAAAACAAAAGCAGACCTGATAGCATGGCAGGAGAGGTTGGTATTGCCACGGTTGCAAGCTCTCCCTTGAAGGGCGATgttaaattggaaaatagtGATCAAACTTCTGCATACTCGTCTCATGAAAACTATTATGAGGACAGGGAACATTTATCCTTCAGAGGTACGGAAAATGGTCTGAGTGAACCTGTAGAGATAACCAAACGAGACAGTGCATCCAGCACAACACTTACCAAGGGTGATATTACTGCCTCTAATGGATCTGGCCAGAATAAACCGTTCGGTGTGGGTCCACCGCCAGCGATCCCTAGTACCCATCCAATGAATCCTTCTGGTTCCAGTGCTTCTAATGCAGCAACTGTTAATGGTTCCGATTTCGATATGAGCAGAATGTCATCAAAGGAAACCGTTAACAAAGAAGTAATCCACCGTCTACGttctcaattggaagaacTCAGAATCATTACCGAGGACAAAGCTCTTCAAGCTAGCGAGCatatcaaagaattggaagtcGAAGTACAAAGATTAAGGAATGAACCTTCAAGAGATATCAAAACTGCcgattttatcaaattgCAATCGCATTGTGATGTTATGGAGGCAAACCATAATTTGATGGAAGAGAGAATTcatgaattagaaaatatGTTAACTGCCAAATTCGCTGATACTGAAGTCTTGAACAAGATTATCAGAGTGCAATCTAGTAAATTGGACGACTTAGAACAAGAGATCCCATTCCAGGAACAATTGCAAGAATTACAGACCAGATACGATAATCTAGCTGCTGAAAATGAATCCTTGAAAACTAAATTAGCAGGATCAGAAACCGAATTCAGACAGTCTGTTAAACAATATTCATTACAGTTGAACAACTTTATGGAACAATGGAGAGAACATAATCCTCTCAGGGAGACCGGTGAATTAGATGCTGACGGAAGACCCAAACGTGAATTGGTGCCAGGTGGTAGTTATCATGAAGCAGCAATGCAAAAGTTACAACAGAGACTCGATGATCTATTACAAacaaatgaagaattaacACAATCTCGTCACAAATTAACAGATGACCACCGTGAGTTGACCACCAAACATGGTGAATTAAACGAAAATCTGGAGGCTCGTCAAAGGGAATTAGAAGAGATTCAAAGCAACTACCAAGAAGTATTGAACTCTGCTAATAACTCTAGCAAAGCCCTTGAAATGTCACAGagtgaattggataaatatAAACAAATCAacaaaaaattacaaaacgaattagatgaattgaGATTTGTTCGTGAACCATCCACCGGCAATGACTCCGCAAGTAACATCGGAATTGCTGGTAACAACCACTACAGCATGAAAATCAACGACCTCAAGGCTGAACTGTATATTTTCAAACAGGAAAGGGACAATCTTAAGGACGAAGTGTTgcaattaaagaaaaaactaTTAAGCATGGGTGAGCaataa
- a CDS encoding uncharacterized protein (no similarity), producing the protein MYDQQDQLPDRQEYHKYVVVCVDDFCQKYGIRNSVRSKFGLSNQVDSIDEDSFERIKGELGCGKRMGEDEKVEDGVYKRHCHELENSIMEGSTLEVLSQDLLWSQQEFPSELIVSEDINMVTMENDDTNVLWDPSMTILESERQQASQDPEPEPELLQSDEFHRVSSPPSAVNF; encoded by the coding sequence ATGTATGATCAGCAAGATCAGCTCCCGGATCGTCAAGAGTATCACAAGTATGTAGTTGTCTGTGTAGATGATTTCTGCCAGAAGTACGGTATCCGTAACAGTGTCAGAAGCAAATTTGGTCTATCTAACCAGGTAGATTCTATAGACGAAGACAGCTTTGAGCGGATCAAGGGAGAGCTAGGATGTGGGAAAAGAATGGGTGAAGACGAAAAAGTAGAGGATGGTGTGTACAAAAGGCACTGTCATGAATTAGAGAATTCTATAATGGAGGGTTCCACTCTTGAGGTGCTTTCGCAAGACTTACTATGGAGCCAACAGGAGTTCCCATCGGAGCTAATTGTATCTGAGGATATAAACATGGTCACAATGGAGAATGACGATACCAATGTGCTATGGGATCCTTCCATGACTATACTAGAATCAGAAAGGCAGCAAGCGTCGCAAGACCCTGAGCCCGAGCCCGAGCTTTTACAATCAGATGAATTCCACCGGGTTAGTAGTCCGCCATCTGCTGTGAACTTCTAA
- a CDS encoding uncharacterized protein (some similarities with uniprot|P50089 Saccharomyces cerevisiae YGR237C Hypothetical ORF) yields MTVNMTQTEWAPHVSFDDLAPSIVDDELQDGKNGVCLFGGSRNSHYIHAPRHSNQLYSSQHSSNASGEWSSPPSSFQGFGTWKSTLKPRQPPLPETSSMKPTEPASTDKLERWDSTRDYDLETMDWQDERQMERDTDLNTERNSGSRHGYTQAAFLQLHEPEDNVAKPRKKSFAGMSDEDLARLEDFYNSKSRSTKKPTMDKFDFHEQRSLVLDKPPCKNRGVQCAIVDPLALVYPTRPVITHRAISLTTQNADFDEPRRVVSCYISGRRHTWSAADWYVENQSRDGDHLIIVTSISNFENRIMENNASKRNPQLTRSLSATDNWSNPSSSSHGSHSPSYLGIQPRDIHRKAKATCRNILNYYAFRLNHRVIRITVEMVKEDSCKDTITKTMALYKPDLQIVSTVSTNVQIKFKNGKVKLPNFIIRHYSVPTCIVPHEFIDPRLLREDAGTPFAEDRTLSPEKQWLLPPKNLRDRLQQLDQIINRTLVNPFDPKDTEPGYSDASVEEYFPISNEQERKMESFEQLGYVRPKPSRPDMCLDWGVSPDTPNGSCKSSRSPSVVSRSSRLYENSVPAYKVKSLVDLDYDNGDNDDNGDGNRNCPSVEANRNHHRHSKKITRPHLERSKTTTAATKSTSTSDHSIPIVEKGKNIYKKKAMSTQSSPTSPAGNRHSEKKQKGTFGSFFKKMFG; encoded by the coding sequence ATGACAGTAAATATGACTCAAACTGAATGGGCTCCTCATGTTTCCTTTGACGATCTGGCGCCCTCGATTGTTGACGATGAACTACAGGACGGTAAGAACGGCGTGTGCTTATTCGGTGGTAGTAGAAACAGCCATTATATACATGCACCACGTCATTCCAACCAACTGTATTCATCACAACACAGTAGTAATGCAAGTGGCGAATGGTCGTCGCCGCCCAGCTCATTCCAAGGATTCGGTACGTGGAAGTCTACTTTAAAGCCACGACAACCACCACTCCCAGAGACATCTTCAATGAAGCCTACGGAGCCTGCATCAACGGATAAGCTAGAGCGATGGGACTCTACGAGAGACTACGATTTGGAGACTATGGATTGGCAAGATGAGCGGCAGATGGAGAGAGATACGGATCTTAATACTGAACGGAACTCTGGTTCGAGACATGGGTATACTCAGGCTGCCTTTTTGCAGTTGCATGAACCTGAAGATAACGTAGCCAAACCAAGAAAGAAGAGTTTTGCTGGGATGAGCGATGAAGATTTGGCCAGATTAGAGGATTTTTACAACTCAAAGAGTAGATCGACTAAGAAACCGACTATGGATAAATTTGATTTCCATGAACAGAGATCTTTGGTTCTAGACAAACCTCCTTGTAAGAATAGAGGTGTCCAATGCGCTATTGTAGATCCCTTAGCACTCGTTTACCCAACAAGACCTGTAATTACCCATAGAGCCATTTCATTGACAACACAGAATGCGGATTTTGATGAACCAAGACGTGTAGTATCCTGTTATATATCTGGTAGACGTCATACTTGGTCAGCAGCTGATTGGTATGTGGAAAACCAATCAAGAGATGGTGATCATTTGATAATTGTAACTTCAATTTCTAATTTTGAGAATCGAATTATGGAAAATAATGCATCTAAACGTAATCCTCAATTGACAAGGTCGTTATCAGCAACTGATAACTGGTCGAatccatcatcatcatctcACGGTTCACATAGTCCAAGTTATCTGGGAATTCAACCCAGGGACATCCATAGGAAGGCAAAGGCTACATGTCGAAACATTTTGAATTATTATGCATTTAGATTAAATCATAGGGTTATTAGAATTACTGTTGAAATGgttaaagaagattctTGTAAGGATACAATTACAAAGACGATGGCTCTTTACAAGCCTGATTTACAAATTGTTAGTACTGTCAGTACCAATGTTCAAATTAAGtttaaaaatggtaaagtaAAACTTCCGAATTTTATTATAAGACATTACAGCGTGCCCACATGCATTGTTCCCCATGAATTTATTGATCCAAGATTACTTAGAGAAGATGCCGGCACACCTTTTGCAGAAGATCGAACACTTTCGCCTGAAAAGCAATGGTTGTTACCGCCCAAGAATCTGCGAGACCGTTTACAACAACTGGATCAAATTATTAACAGGACGTTAGTCAACCCATTTGACCCTAAAGACACCGAACCTGGTTATAGTGATGCTTCTGTAGAAGAATACTTCCCTATATCAAATGAACAAGAACGTAAGATGGAAAGCTTTGAACAGTTGGGTTATGTGAGACCGAAACCAAGTAGGCCGGATATGTGTTTAGATTGGGGGGTCTCCCCAGACACACCCAATGGAAGTTGTAAAAGTTCTAGGAGTCCTTCAGTCGTCTCTAGGAGTTCAAGACTTTATGAGAATAGTGTTCCTGCTTATAAAGTAAAATCATTAGTCGACCTGGATTACGATAACGGCGACAACGATGATAATGGTGACGGAAATAGAAATTGTCCGTCAGTAGAAGCGAATCGTAATCACCATCGTCATTCTAAGAAAATAACAAGACCTCATCTCGAAAGAAGTAAGACTACAACGGCAGCTACGaaatcaacatcaacatcgGATCACTCCATCCCAATAGTGGAAAAGGGTAAAAATATCTACAAGAAAAAGGCTATGAGCACCCAAAGTAGCCCCACATCGCCAGCTGGTAACCGTCAtagtgaaaagaaacaaaaggGCACATTCggttctttctttaaaaagATGTTCGGCTAA
- the SPG1 gene encoding Spg1p (weakly similar to uniprot|P50088 Saccharomyces cerevisiae YGR236C SPG1 Protein required for survival at high temperature during stationary phase; not required for growth on nonfermentable carbon sources) has product MKLNPDISSELRQASRMPTMRYWFVGLFGAVVPAIYLRSYMLRGTTAAGQQISSGPPRRSLWQKLSDSYDKIPEDEATTVIFSSIM; this is encoded by the coding sequence ATGAAATTAAATCCTGATATTAGTTCAGAATTACGGCAGGCATCTAGGATGCCTACGATGAGGTATTGGTTTGTCGGTTTATTCGGAGCTGTAGTGCCGGCAATCTATCTAAGAAGCTATATGCTCAGGGGAACCACAGCTGCAGGTCAGCAAATAAGCTCAGGACCACCTAGGAGGTCTCTATGGCAGAAGTTGTCCGATAGCTACGACAAGATTCCTGAGGATGAAGCCACAACGGTcatattttcttcaataatgTAA
- the ATP18 gene encoding F1F0 ATP synthase subunit i (similar to uniprot|P81450 Saccharomyces cerevisiae YML081C-A ATP18 Subunit of the mitochondrial F1F0 ATP synthase) — protein sequence MYKKFPTPLVKPYWPFYLSGAVMFYAIGKAANSSANTPAFINDPRNPRFARGEKPVELKN from the coding sequence ATGTACAAGAAGTTCCCAACCCCATTGGTTAAACCATACTGGCCATTCTACCTTTCCGGTGCAGTTATGTTTTATGCCATCGGTAAGGCTGCTAATTCAAGTGCAAACACTCCTGCTTTCATCAATGACCCAAGAAACCCACGCTTTGCTAGAGGTGAAAAGCCTGTAGAGTTAAAGAActaa